A stretch of Myroides oncorhynchi DNA encodes these proteins:
- a CDS encoding oligosaccharide flippase family protein: MGIINKIKQKFQNKDAKVLLENFISLSALQIIGMVLPLITLPYILRVIGFEKYGIIVFAASLIAYFQSLTDYSFRITAVRDVAIFKHSPQKLNLIYSKVLMIKIIFLALSLVIITLIVFLTSSFYEYKEIYALSSLMLIGYALFPEWFFQGIEKMRYITYLNLGIKLFFTICIFVFIREERDYWIYPLLQGLGFIGAGIIGQYLLVRKYKLQLIWLPKKIIKDTIKSNFPLFINQFVPTLYNNTSVFLLGILGAKSLVGIYQAILTIVNLAITILEVFSRVFFPFLNRQKAAFPKYKKMMLTVSMVLSIGILSSYRLIFWYLDISYEYAFFVLLILVIGMNGYTFSNIFGLNYFLIKREDKLVMKNTVIASLLGFVLAFPLITYLGVIGAAINLGFGRWMMGGGLYLKYLKFRKIYK, from the coding sequence GTGGGGATTATCAATAAAATAAAACAAAAGTTTCAAAATAAGGATGCTAAAGTTCTCTTGGAGAACTTTATCTCTTTATCTGCATTGCAAATTATTGGAATGGTTTTACCATTAATTACTCTGCCTTATATATTAAGAGTAATTGGATTTGAGAAGTATGGAATTATTGTTTTTGCAGCCTCTTTAATTGCGTATTTTCAATCTTTAACAGATTATAGTTTTAGAATTACAGCAGTACGAGATGTTGCAATATTTAAGCATAGTCCTCAGAAGTTGAATCTGATTTACAGTAAAGTTTTGATGATTAAGATTATATTTTTAGCTCTATCACTCGTAATTATTACTTTAATTGTGTTTCTAACTTCATCTTTTTATGAATATAAAGAAATTTATGCTTTAAGTTCGTTAATGTTAATAGGATATGCTTTATTTCCTGAATGGTTTTTTCAGGGAATAGAAAAAATGCGTTATATTACCTATCTAAATTTGGGTATTAAATTGTTTTTTACTATTTGTATTTTTGTGTTTATCCGAGAAGAACGTGACTATTGGATTTATCCCTTATTACAAGGGTTAGGATTTATTGGAGCAGGAATTATCGGACAATACTTATTAGTTAGGAAGTATAAGTTACAGTTAATTTGGCTACCTAAAAAGATTATTAAAGATACGATTAAAAGTAACTTTCCTTTATTCATTAATCAGTTTGTACCTACTTTATACAATAATACAAGTGTATTTTTGTTGGGTATTTTAGGAGCTAAGTCGTTAGTTGGGATATATCAAGCTATTTTGACCATAGTTAATTTAGCAATTACTATTCTAGAAGTGTTTTCTAGGGTGTTTTTCCCTTTTTTAAATCGACAGAAGGCGGCTTTTCCTAAATATAAAAAGATGATGCTAACAGTAAGTATGGTGTTGAGTATTGGGATTTTGTCAAGTTATAGATTGATTTTTTGGTATTTAGATATTAGTTATGAATATGCTTTTTTTGTGTTATTAATATTAGTAATTGGTATGAATGGTTATACTTTTTCAAATATTTTTGGATTAAACTATTTTCTTATCAAAAGGGAAGATAAATTAGTAATGAAGAATACTGTTATAGCATCATTATTAGGTTTTGTTTTAGCATTTCCACTTATTACTTATTTAGGTGTAATAGGAGCTGCTATTAATTTAGGTTTTGGGCGATGGATGATGGGAGGTGGATTATATTTAAAATATTTAAAATTTAGAAAAATATATAAGTAA
- a CDS encoding NAD/NADP-dependent octopine/nopaline dehydrogenase family protein has translation MKIGIIGSGNAGCAHAFKLTENGHQVNLIKTSNSLHEHNFDKIVEQGGIWAIDNTNEDKESFQKINLITRDIALGLKGVELVLVLTQSLHHNSVAEKIAPFIDRESTKVLFCVPGNLGSLYFKKHLGDTDIVLAEGESTPFDARIVEPGTVNILFKNVRNAVAFLPNARREEGMKYISQLVDTYGDYRNNIVESALHNPNLIVHTVGVIMSANRIEKMKGEFWMYRESFSPAIWNLVHDLDKEKNNVIEKFKGQPISYLDACKYRNELDLTQDSLKVFQSYAENGGPKGPDNLNTRFLHEDVIVGLGSLSMLGKEVGVSTPVTDSLITIASSLVKKDFFGLNRTKEELGIADFNEHELIAFVNE, from the coding sequence ATGAAAATAGGAATTATTGGTTCAGGTAATGCTGGATGTGCACATGCGTTCAAATTAACGGAAAATGGACATCAAGTAAATCTAATTAAAACATCAAATAGCTTACACGAACACAATTTTGATAAAATTGTTGAACAAGGTGGTATTTGGGCTATAGATAATACAAATGAAGATAAAGAGTCTTTTCAAAAAATAAATCTTATTACTAGAGACATAGCTTTGGGACTTAAGGGTGTTGAATTAGTATTGGTTTTAACACAAAGTCTACATCACAATAGTGTGGCAGAAAAAATAGCTCCTTTTATTGATAGAGAAAGTACTAAAGTATTGTTCTGCGTTCCTGGTAATTTAGGGTCATTATATTTTAAAAAGCATTTGGGCGATACTGATATTGTTTTGGCAGAGGGAGAGTCTACTCCATTTGATGCTAGAATTGTAGAGCCAGGTACAGTAAATATACTATTTAAGAATGTTAGAAATGCCGTTGCTTTTTTACCAAATGCTAGAAGAGAAGAGGGAATGAAGTATATTTCTCAATTAGTTGATACTTACGGGGACTATAGAAATAATATTGTAGAGTCTGCTTTACATAATCCAAATTTGATTGTCCATACAGTTGGAGTTATTATGTCAGCTAACCGTATTGAGAAAATGAAAGGTGAGTTTTGGATGTACAGAGAGTCTTTCTCTCCTGCTATCTGGAACTTAGTACACGATTTAGATAAGGAAAAAAACAATGTCATAGAAAAGTTTAAAGGTCAGCCTATTAGTTATTTAGATGCTTGTAAATATAGAAATGAGTTAGATCTTACTCAAGACTCTCTAAAAGTATTTCAATCTTACGCAGAGAATGGCGGACCAAAAGGACCAGATAATTTAAATACAAGATTTTTACATGAAGATGTAATTGTTGGATTAGGTTCTCTATCAATGTTAGGAAAAGAGGTTGGAGTTTCTACACCAGTAACAGATTCTTTAATTACAATTGCTAGTTCATTGGTTAAAAAAGATTTCTTTGGACTAAATCGTACTAAGGAAGAGTTAGGAATAGCAGATTTTAATGAACATGAATTGATAGCATTTGTTAATGAATAG
- a CDS encoding ATP-grasp domain-containing protein, with protein MKNLYLKKRLSGGELAPEGKMEEILNEAEVVLLDKKTENIKVGIVKDGEEPQGYVFLRYYYPKYVRFLKNNKINYSYYNIYSSDWIIQAEKYDVIVWHTNSDPVTQDIAMHKLYILDKVLKKKCLPSFDEIWSYENKINAYYLYEALQLPTIPTFVSHDKEETMKYIEECRYPLISKSRTASASAGVVKINNLNEAKKIVNKVFSSEGLGTNYYHDRQKDYVYFQEFIEGAKYDLRMIIIDDKAFGYYRYPNEGDFRASGAGNYAKKEIPSEALDLAFKVRDAFNSTCLATDVLFSEKENKYYIIESSIFIGVDTASQLEINGVAGYYERVKEGEYVFKEGKYWIQELTLKNLIENK; from the coding sequence TTGAAAAATTTATACTTAAAAAAACGTTTAAGTGGAGGGGAGTTAGCTCCTGAAGGGAAGATGGAGGAAATACTTAACGAGGCGGAAGTAGTTCTTTTGGATAAGAAAACAGAAAATATTAAAGTTGGTATCGTAAAGGATGGAGAGGAGCCACAAGGGTATGTTTTTTTACGTTATTACTATCCTAAATATGTAAGGTTTTTAAAAAACAATAAAATAAATTATTCTTATTATAATATATATTCTAGTGATTGGATTATACAAGCAGAGAAGTATGATGTAATTGTTTGGCATACGAATTCAGATCCTGTTACTCAAGATATAGCTATGCATAAACTTTATATTCTAGATAAAGTCTTAAAAAAGAAATGTTTACCTTCTTTTGATGAGATTTGGTCTTATGAGAATAAGATTAATGCATATTATTTGTATGAAGCATTACAGTTACCTACAATACCAACTTTTGTGAGTCATGATAAAGAAGAGACTATGAAGTATATTGAAGAATGTAGGTATCCTTTAATATCTAAGTCGAGAACTGCATCTGCGTCAGCAGGAGTTGTTAAAATAAATAATCTTAATGAGGCAAAGAAAATTGTTAATAAAGTTTTCTCATCAGAGGGATTAGGAACAAATTATTATCACGATAGACAGAAAGATTACGTTTATTTTCAAGAGTTTATTGAAGGAGCTAAATATGACCTACGTATGATTATTATTGATGATAAGGCATTTGGATATTATAGGTATCCAAATGAAGGAGATTTTAGAGCATCTGGGGCTGGTAATTATGCTAAAAAAGAAATACCTTCAGAAGCATTAGATTTAGCTTTTAAAGTTAGAGATGCTTTTAACTCTACTTGTTTGGCTACAGATGTTTTATTTAGTGAAAAAGAGAATAAGTATTATATTATAGAGAGCTCAATATTTATTGGTGTGGATACAGCAAGTCAATTAGAGATTAATGGAGTAGCTGGGTATTATGAGAGAGTTAAAGAAGGAGAGTATGTTTTTAAAGAAGGGAAATATTGGATTCAGGAACTGACATTGAAAAATTTAATAGAGAACAAGTAG
- a CDS encoding EpsG family protein: MRVFKKSSSNLAFVSFFLFFLSPFIALPFILIDIYNKRRGSYFLLAMFMGVLAFLLLPHTLLDVSRYYENYDLIARMSFSQFIEYLGESSDYVFYSLFYFFSRFDIKFQWVLFIFSTFNYYSVFFVFKKIISTSKVVISKKELFIFFTLIFFSLSLLYYLSGTRYTLATSFFILFVYYYYYEKSIKKGILCFVISVITHIGLVIYLPILFLLLLLKKVKKITVIKCVCFAVVVFSVIPINFLLLPLEPFLPSLVGKINAYIMFEQKEGNWISSLTHLTILFTALYVLFIFNRFLNRTIFNMVMLCIVAVALTLPFGHVVYDRYVLILKPILVFAMIYLYIIRKEFDRSRKIKFEVINRVLLASFLLYTIFAIYFYRESITPYFKFQNWFFVTLIDLEYTFKDFLK, translated from the coding sequence ATGAGAGTTTTTAAAAAATCGTCTAGTAATTTAGCCTTTGTATCATTTTTTTTATTTTTTCTATCTCCATTTATAGCTTTGCCTTTTATATTGATAGATATATATAATAAAAGAAGAGGAAGTTATTTTTTATTGGCAATGTTTATGGGGGTTTTAGCATTTTTGTTATTACCCCATACGTTATTAGATGTTTCTAGATATTATGAGAATTATGATTTAATTGCTAGGATGAGTTTTTCTCAATTTATTGAATATTTAGGAGAAAGCTCAGATTATGTTTTTTATAGTTTATTTTATTTCTTTAGTCGTTTTGATATAAAATTTCAATGGGTATTATTTATATTTTCAACATTTAATTACTATTCAGTTTTTTTCGTTTTTAAAAAAATAATTTCAACAAGTAAAGTTGTTATTAGTAAAAAGGAGTTATTCATATTCTTCACACTAATTTTTTTCAGCCTTAGTTTGTTATATTATTTATCAGGAACAAGATATACTTTAGCAACCTCTTTCTTTATTTTATTTGTATACTACTATTATTATGAGAAATCTATAAAGAAAGGAATATTATGTTTTGTAATTAGTGTAATAACTCACATTGGTCTTGTGATATATTTACCTATTCTTTTTTTACTTCTATTGCTTAAAAAAGTAAAAAAAATAACTGTAATTAAATGTGTTTGCTTTGCTGTTGTTGTTTTTAGTGTAATACCTATCAATTTTCTTCTATTACCATTAGAACCTTTTTTACCATCTTTAGTAGGTAAGATTAATGCTTATATAATGTTCGAACAAAAAGAGGGAAATTGGATATCTTCATTAACACATTTAACTATATTATTTACCGCTTTATATGTCTTATTTATTTTTAATAGATTTTTAAATAGAACCATTTTTAATATGGTTATGTTATGTATTGTTGCTGTTGCTTTAACCCTGCCATTTGGTCACGTAGTCTATGATCGTTATGTTTTAATATTAAAACCAATATTGGTTTTTGCAATGATTTATTTATACATAATTAGGAAGGAATTTGACAGGAGTAGAAAAATAAAGTTTGAAGTGATAAATAGAGTTTTATTAGCTTCATTTTTACTTTATACGATTTTCGCTATATATTTCTATAGAGAAAGTATTACTCCATACTTTAAATTTCAAAATTGGTTTTTTGTAACTCTTATAGATTTAGAATATACATTTAAGGATTTTTTAAAATGA
- a CDS encoding glycosyltransferase encodes MIRKKIVFILPSFKTGGVERVTLNIINSLDFHKYEVHLLILEKGNNTLLSSVSSLASILEIGKPSLRKASFELYKALKQINPDVVFTSFNHISLFIGVLKMLYGFKFKTIVRLNSLPSNKLVSNKRDKIYDVFFSKVVKKSNVVISQSNEMTQEVAQYYNLDITKIETIRNPIDQNAIVRYSSEECDVLFDREYFNLVAIGSLSSVKGFDLLIEAIYNIKTKDVCDYRLYIIGENRETNEDYHAKLENLIRKLDLEKEVFLLGYQSNPYTFLKNADAFVLSSRKEGFPNVVLEALVLKKPCLVTDCVDLSDVVCGDRGLVVKKDSVKELEKGIIAIRYYKGSDSEFENYDFNTLFNHA; translated from the coding sequence ATGATTAGAAAAAAGATAGTGTTTATTTTGCCTAGTTTTAAAACAGGTGGAGTAGAAAGAGTGACCTTGAATATAATTAATTCATTAGACTTTCATAAATATGAAGTACATCTATTAATATTAGAGAAAGGAAATAATACTTTATTATCATCTGTTAGTAGTTTAGCTAGTATACTTGAGATAGGAAAGCCTAGTTTGAGAAAAGCCAGTTTTGAGTTGTATAAAGCATTAAAGCAAATAAATCCTGACGTTGTTTTTACATCATTTAATCATATTAGTTTGTTTATAGGTGTTTTAAAGATGTTATATGGATTTAAATTTAAAACGATTGTAAGATTAAATAGTTTACCATCTAATAAATTAGTCTCAAACAAGCGCGATAAAATATATGATGTTTTTTTTAGTAAAGTTGTTAAAAAATCAAATGTAGTGATTTCGCAAAGTAATGAAATGACTCAGGAAGTGGCTCAATATTATAATTTAGATATTACAAAAATAGAAACAATTAGAAATCCTATAGATCAAAATGCCATTGTAAGATATAGTTCTGAAGAATGTGATGTTTTATTTGATAGAGAATATTTTAACTTGGTAGCTATTGGTAGTTTATCAAGTGTAAAAGGATTTGATTTATTGATAGAAGCTATTTATAATATAAAAACCAAAGATGTATGTGATTATAGATTATATATTATTGGCGAGAATAGGGAGACGAATGAGGATTACCATGCTAAATTAGAAAACTTAATCAGAAAACTAGATTTAGAAAAGGAGGTTTTTTTATTAGGATATCAATCTAATCCTTATACATTTTTAAAAAATGCCGATGCTTTTGTACTATCATCCAGAAAAGAAGGATTTCCTAACGTTGTTTTAGAAGCTTTAGTTTTGAAAAAACCTTGTTTAGTAACTGATTGTGTTGATTTATCAGATGTAGTTTGTGGTGATAGAGGGCTAGTTGTTAAGAAGGATTCAGTAAAAGAATTAGAAAAAGGTATTATTGCTATTAGATATTATAAGGGTAGTGACTCAGAATTTGAAAATTATGATTTCAATACTTTATTTAATCATGCTTAA
- a CDS encoding glycosyltransferase: MRKVLQVIDSLHLGGAERLLVEVVPILVNKGFEVDVVLLNGENTSFYEDLNDSKCCNIISLGRGYYNIGYFYKLYKLIQNYDVIHVHLFPAQYYVSILKMLSLFDKKTIFTEHSTSNRRLQSSFFRKLEKLIYRNYNTIICITEKVKDSLLSFNVVRHNKIEVIENGVNISKVASSIEADRTEFSYLGSDILLIMVAGFRREKDQDTVIRSLSKLPNNYKLLLVGDGERKEILIRLVDELGLNERVSFLGVRNDVYSLVKMCNIAILSSHWEGFGLVAVEAMACGIPVIASNVDGLAQVVEGGGMLFEKGDINDLVSKVISLENEELYDQVNNSCLEKAKNYDINNMVDKLLSIYKEI; encoded by the coding sequence ATGAGAAAAGTATTACAAGTAATAGATAGTTTACACCTTGGTGGAGCAGAGAGATTGTTAGTGGAAGTAGTTCCTATTTTAGTAAATAAAGGCTTTGAAGTAGACGTTGTTCTTTTAAATGGAGAAAACACATCTTTCTATGAAGATTTAAATGATAGTAAGTGTTGTAATATAATATCATTAGGACGAGGATATTATAATATTGGTTATTTTTATAAACTGTATAAATTGATTCAGAATTATGATGTGATTCATGTTCATTTATTTCCTGCTCAATATTATGTTTCTATTTTAAAAATGTTAAGTTTATTTGATAAGAAAACTATTTTTACAGAGCATAGTACTTCTAATCGTCGTTTGCAAAGTAGTTTTTTTAGAAAATTAGAGAAGTTAATATATAGAAATTATAATACCATAATTTGTATAACAGAAAAAGTTAAGGATAGTCTTTTATCTTTTAATGTTGTTCGTCATAATAAAATTGAAGTAATTGAAAATGGAGTAAATATTTCTAAAGTTGCTAGTTCAATTGAGGCAGATAGAACAGAATTTAGTTATTTAGGTAGCGATATTCTTTTAATTATGGTAGCTGGTTTCAGAAGAGAAAAAGACCAAGATACTGTAATAAGAAGTTTAAGTAAGCTCCCAAATAACTATAAGCTGTTATTAGTGGGAGATGGAGAAAGAAAAGAAATACTGATTCGCTTAGTAGATGAATTAGGTTTAAATGAAAGAGTTTCGTTTCTAGGGGTAAGAAATGATGTATATAGTTTAGTGAAGATGTGTAATATAGCTATACTTAGTTCACATTGGGAAGGTTTTGGTTTAGTAGCGGTTGAGGCAATGGCGTGTGGTATCCCAGTAATTGCTTCAAATGTTGATGGTCTTGCACAAGTTGTTGAAGGTGGAGGTATGTTATTTGAAAAAGGTGATATAAATGACTTAGTTTCGAAGGTTATTTCTTTGGAAAATGAGGAATTGTATGATCAAGTAAATAATAGTTGTTTAGAGAAAGCGAAAAACTATGATATTAATAATATGGTAGATAAGTTATTATCTATTTATAAAGAGATATAA
- a CDS encoding glycosyltransferase family 4 protein gives MKPPIKILHVVNIPFVLPYFLGDQIEFLKSNDIITTIACTESSKLDEFVKQYDIEKFEVDIVRKIDVVTDLKSVYQLMKFIRKEKFDYVIGHTPKGALLAMIASWLAGTKSRIYFRHGLVFETSKGLKRKLMVFLERLTSRLATQIVSVSESVLSYSVGHKLGSKQKNILLNKGTCNGVDINKYTRNNNLSLKSELGIKESNIVVGYVGRLVNDKGINELAEAWKLLLREHNNITLLLVGPFEERDTLSDEIKLFLENQESIIVTNLVQNSQPYYNIMDMFVLPSYREGFPTVVLEASSMELPIITTRSTGCIDSIQEDVTGVFVDIDAIDIKNKIEFYIENPEVKVEHGENGRKWIIENFKQEVVWNTIKEKIYNK, from the coding sequence ATGAAACCGCCTATAAAAATACTTCATGTTGTAAATATACCATTTGTCTTGCCTTATTTTTTAGGAGATCAGATAGAATTTTTAAAATCTAATGATATTATCACAACAATAGCTTGTACAGAATCAAGTAAACTTGATGAGTTTGTAAAGCAATATGATATTGAAAAATTTGAAGTAGATATTGTACGTAAAATAGATGTTGTAACAGATCTAAAGTCTGTTTACCAATTGATGAAGTTCATCAGAAAAGAAAAATTCGACTATGTTATTGGTCATACTCCTAAAGGTGCTTTACTTGCAATGATTGCTTCTTGGCTAGCAGGTACAAAGAGCAGAATTTACTTTAGACATGGTTTAGTCTTTGAAACAAGTAAAGGGCTTAAACGTAAATTAATGGTTTTTTTAGAAAGACTAACAAGTAGATTAGCTACGCAGATTGTTTCAGTGAGTGAGTCAGTACTAAGTTATAGTGTAGGGCATAAGTTAGGATCAAAACAGAAGAATATTCTTCTTAACAAGGGAACATGTAATGGAGTAGATATTAATAAATATACTCGTAACAACAACCTTTCTTTAAAAAGTGAATTAGGAATAAAAGAAAGCAATATTGTAGTAGGATATGTTGGGCGTTTAGTAAATGATAAAGGAATTAACGAGTTGGCAGAAGCGTGGAAACTATTGTTAAGAGAACATAATAATATTACATTATTATTGGTTGGACCTTTTGAAGAGCGTGATACATTAAGTGATGAGATTAAGTTGTTTTTAGAAAATCAAGAATCTATTATTGTAACAAATTTAGTTCAGAATTCTCAACCTTATTATAATATAATGGATATGTTTGTTCTACCATCTTATCGAGAAGGGTTCCCTACTGTGGTTTTAGAGGCATCTTCAATGGAACTACCTATTATAACTACTAGATCAACAGGTTGTATTGATTCTATTCAAGAAGATGTGACAGGTGTTTTTGTCGACATAGATGCTATTGATATTAAAAATAAGATTGAATTTTACATAGAAAATCCTGAGGTTAAGGTGGAACATGGTGAAAATGGTCGTAAATGGATAATAGAAAATTTTAAGCAAGAGGTTGTTTGGAATACTATTAAAGAGAAAATATATAATAAATAA
- a CDS encoding NAD-dependent epimerase/dehydratase family protein, with translation MSKVTITGSSGFVGQNLVPYLGMQEYAVEILSLRQKDWKENICSNTEVIIHLAGKAHDTANTSSAEEYFTVNRDLTIELFNHFLTSTAKDFFYFSSVKAVADSVEGVLKEDVTPKPYTPYGQSKQEAEQYLLKAQLPEGKRVFIVRPCMIHGPGNKGNLNLLYKVVEKGIPWPLASFENHRSFLSIDNLCYLVDAMIKNSNTPSGIYNFSDDKALSTNELVTLIAGVTNKKPRLWHISKGFMNNMASIGDKIKLPLNSERLKKLTENYVVSNDKIKHALGIDMLPVSAQEGLIKTITSFKKTNI, from the coding sequence ATGAGTAAAGTAACCATCACAGGATCATCGGGTTTCGTAGGTCAGAATTTAGTTCCGTATTTAGGAATGCAAGAGTATGCTGTAGAGATATTATCTTTACGTCAGAAAGATTGGAAAGAAAATATTTGCTCTAATACAGAAGTAATTATTCACTTAGCTGGTAAAGCACATGATACTGCTAATACCTCAAGTGCAGAAGAGTACTTTACTGTGAATAGAGACTTAACGATTGAACTGTTTAATCACTTTTTAACTAGTACTGCTAAAGATTTCTTTTATTTTAGTTCTGTTAAAGCTGTTGCAGATTCAGTTGAGGGAGTTTTAAAAGAGGATGTAACACCTAAGCCTTATACACCTTATGGACAGTCTAAACAAGAAGCAGAACAATATCTATTAAAAGCACAATTACCTGAGGGTAAAAGAGTGTTTATTGTTCGTCCATGTATGATTCACGGTCCAGGAAATAAAGGAAATCTTAATCTACTCTATAAAGTAGTCGAAAAGGGCATTCCTTGGCCTTTAGCTTCTTTTGAGAATCATCGTTCATTTTTATCTATAGATAATCTTTGTTACTTAGTAGATGCAATGATAAAAAATAGTAATACACCTTCAGGGATATATAATTTTTCAGATGACAAAGCTTTATCAACTAATGAGCTAGTGACTTTAATAGCGGGGGTGACTAATAAGAAACCAAGGTTGTGGCATATATCTAAAGGATTTATGAATAATATGGCATCTATAGGTGATAAAATAAAACTACCATTAAATTCTGAGCGTTTAAAGAAATTGACAGAGAATTATGTGGTGTCTAATGATAAGATAAAGCATGCTTTAGGTATAGATATGTTGCCTGTGAGCGCGCAAGAGGGATTAATAAAAACAATAACGTCTTTTAAGAAGACTAATATTTAA
- a CDS encoding MraY family glycosyltransferase — MEYIVVLVVLFIAELVYFKIADKYNIIDKPNERSSHTQITLRGGGVVFYFGALAYFIYSGFEYPYFILGLTAITLISFLDDMFTLSNKIRLLVHLLSVLLMFYQWDLFALSWLWILPAVVGVIGTINAYNFMDGINGITAWYSIVVLGLLALVNQSVGFIAMDLILYSLLGAVVFAFFNFRTKAKAFAGDVGSVSMAFIVVFLLGQLIITTGNFIYILFLAVYGIDAVWTIIGRALKKENIFQAHRTHFYQYLSNEAKVNKLYVSFGYGVLQFVIGYGAIDMAKKNGIVQIVFALLLLLIMSVVYLVFKKRVVDKFVKTKV, encoded by the coding sequence ATGGAATACATTGTAGTACTGGTTGTTTTATTTATAGCAGAGTTAGTATATTTTAAGATAGCTGATAAGTATAATATCATTGATAAACCAAATGAGCGTAGTTCACACACACAGATTACCTTAAGAGGGGGGGGGGTAGTGTTCTACTTTGGAGCATTGGCTTATTTTATTTACTCAGGTTTTGAGTATCCTTATTTCATCTTAGGGCTAACAGCGATTACGCTAATTAGCTTCTTAGACGATATGTTTACCTTATCAAATAAGATTCGTCTTTTAGTACATTTGTTATCCGTTCTATTGATGTTTTATCAGTGGGATTTGTTTGCATTATCGTGGTTGTGGATATTACCTGCAGTAGTAGGTGTAATAGGTACAATCAATGCGTATAACTTTATGGATGGGATTAACGGAATTACTGCTTGGTATAGTATTGTAGTTTTAGGATTATTAGCACTAGTGAATCAATCTGTTGGATTTATCGCTATGGATTTAATATTATATTCTTTACTAGGAGCTGTGGTGTTTGCATTTTTTAACTTCAGAACAAAAGCGAAGGCTTTTGCTGGTGATGTGGGAAGTGTGAGTATGGCATTTATCGTAGTATTCTTATTAGGACAGTTGATTATCACAACAGGGAACTTTATTTATATTTTATTTTTAGCGGTATATGGAATAGATGCAGTATGGACAATTATTGGTCGTGCATTAAAAAAAGAGAATATCTTCCAAGCACATCGCACGCATTTCTACCAGTATTTGAGTAATGAGGCTAAAGTCAATAAACTTTATGTTTCTTTTGGATATGGGGTGCTGCAATTTGTGATAGGATATGGTGCTATTGATATGGCAAAGAAGAATGGGATTGTCCAGATAGTGTTTGCGTTATTGTTGTTGTTGATAATGAGCGTGGTGTATTTGGTGTTTAAGAAGAGGGTTGTCGATAAGTTCGTTAAAACTAAAGTGTAA
- a CDS encoding transferase has translation MEKLFKRKKYLIYGMGGHGKVVEDTIYQLNALNTVEYIDDATNPYHRDYEKEADLIIAIGNNEVRKRIVSEVNHSFATIIHPTAYVSPFAEIGKGTVVLANAVIQANAKIGKHCIINANVTIDHDAVIEDYVCTYPAAYVAGFARVTQCKTLKPGQVVWKSEIF, from the coding sequence ATGGAAAAGTTATTTAAGAGAAAAAAATATTTAATATATGGCATGGGAGGTCATGGCAAGGTAGTAGAAGATACTATTTATCAATTAAATGCTCTTAATACAGTAGAATATATTGATGATGCGACTAACCCTTATCATAGGGATTATGAGAAAGAAGCAGACTTGATTATAGCAATAGGTAATAATGAGGTACGAAAGCGAATTGTAAGTGAAGTTAATCATTCTTTCGCCACAATTATTCATCCAACTGCTTATGTGTCTCCATTTGCTGAGATAGGTAAGGGAACTGTGGTATTGGCAAACGCAGTTATACAGGCTAATGCTAAGATAGGGAAACACTGTATTATTAATGCTAATGTAACGATAGATCACGATGCTGTAATAGAGGATTATGTATGTACGTATCCTGCTGCTTATGTGGCTGGTTTTGCTCGTGTGACACAATGTAAAACACTAAAACCAGGACAGGTGGTGTGGAAGAGTGAGATATTTTAA
- a CDS encoding adenylyltransferase/cytidyltransferase family protein → MKIGITFIAFDHLHAGYVKMLEEAKTQCDYLIVGLQTNPNNKKDYKVIAPKSLVERYIQLNACKYVDEIVPYITDQDLEDILRAFEIHVRIIGEEYKGKNFTAKNYCLKKGIEIYYNKR, encoded by the coding sequence ATGAAAATAGGAATTACTTTTATAGCATTTGATCACCTTCATGCAGGTTATGTAAAAATGTTAGAAGAAGCAAAAACACAATGCGACTATCTTATTGTCGGACTACAAACTAATCCAAATAACAAAAAGGATTATAAAGTAATCGCTCCTAAAAGCCTAGTAGAACGATACATTCAATTAAATGCATGCAAATATGTTGATGAAATCGTTCCGTACATCACAGATCAAGATTTAGAAGATATACTACGAGCATTTGAGATACATGTACGTATCATTGGAGAAGAATATAAAGGCAAAAATTTTACAGCTAAAAATTACTGCCTAAAAAAAGGCATAGAAATTTATTATAACAAACGATAG